The following coding sequences lie in one Miscanthus floridulus cultivar M001 chromosome 9, ASM1932011v1, whole genome shotgun sequence genomic window:
- the LOC136481201 gene encoding transcription repressor OFP8-like, with protein sequence MSSTRARGGGGGGRQFPVGRRRYAPVVDAGCGCRPRRSRLLRLPSFLKPCSQLMMGGGGKASTTKRSGGEQYSCASASTASFSSSSAATHSTGGYASAYSSDYYYCYPSRVVYGACTTKQHQELPLPPVRKQQQATKAKAAPASSPARAPPVVAKKQAKKKKRAAEKTVAAEADGVGVAVEKESSDPRADFRDSMVQMVVEMGLCDWDGLHGMLRRLLALNAPRHHAAILTAFAEVCTHIASAAAAAAPPPPPTQPSPSPPASYSYQYRR encoded by the coding sequence ATGTCGTCAACCAGagcgcgcggcggcggtggcggcgggaggCAGTTCCCGGTGGGGCGGCGCCGGTACGCGCCGGTGGTCGACGCCGGGTGCGGGTGCCGCCCGCGCCGCTCGAGGCTGCTCAGGCTGCCGTCCTTCCTCAAGCCCTGCAGCCAGCTGATGATGGGCGGTGGTGGCAAGGCTTCGACGACGAAGCGGAGCGGCGGCGAGCAGTACTCCTGCGCCTCCGCCTCCactgcttccttctcctcctcgtCGGCCGCCACGCACAGCACCGGCGGCTACGCGTCGGCCTATTCCTCcgactactactactgctacccCTCGCGCGTCGTGTACGGAGCCTGCACCACCAAGCAACACCAagagctgccgctgccgccggtcCGCAAGCAGCAGCAGGCAACCAAGGCCAAGGCCGCGCCGGCATCATCACCTGCCCGCGCACCGCCGGTGGTCGCCAAGAAGCaggctaagaagaagaagagggcggcCGAGAAGACGGTGGCGGCGGAGGCCGACGGCGTGGGcgtggcggtggagaaggagtCGTCCGACCCGCGCGCCGACTTCCGGGACAGCATGGTTCAGATGGTGGTGGAGATGGGACTGTGCGACTGGGACGGCCTCCACGGCATgctccgccgcctcctcgcgctcAACGCGCCGCGCCACCACGCCGCCATCCTCACCGCCTTCGCCGAGGTCTGCACGCAcatcgccagcgccgccgccgctgccgctcctcctcctcctcctacccagccgtcgccgtcgccgccagcgTCGTACTCGTACCAGTACCGGCGCTGA